The segment AGTTCTGGAACGTGGTGAAGGGAAACGGCCCTTGTAACAAAGACCGCATTGCTAACCGCGTGAAAGCACACGAAGAAGGAGCCTGGGTGCGCGAAGCCGCACTGGCCCATGCCCAGAAAAGAGCCCAACGCGAAGCAGACCAGAAAGTAGCTTAATCACTCATTCACTCAATCAAACATTCATTCAATGAGTCAGCAGAAAGAATGGCCCTTGTGGGAAGTCTTCATCAGAAGCAAACAAGGCCTTGACCATAAACACGTAGGGAGTTTGCACGCCGCTGATGCCGAGATGGCCATCCAGAACGCGCGTGACGTGTACACCCGCCGCATGGAAGGGGTGAGCATTTGGGTAGTAGAATCAAAAAACATCCACGCCTCCAACCCAGATGATGCCGCCGCTTTCTTTGATCCGGCCAACGACAAAGTGTACC is part of the Rufibacter tibetensis genome and harbors:
- the paaB gene encoding 1,2-phenylacetyl-CoA epoxidase subunit PaaB codes for the protein MSQQKEWPLWEVFIRSKQGLDHKHVGSLHAADAEMAIQNARDVYTRRMEGVSIWVVESKNIHASNPDDAAAFFDPANDKVYRHPTFYEVPAEIKNM